In a single window of the Deinococcus aetherius genome:
- a CDS encoding peptidoglycan DD-metalloendopeptidase family protein — MNFVLIRRSSRRGAASNPHVRRGLATLTLVLAGLASAQVTYRVRPGDNLTVIARRAGVSVAALKAANPSLKNANNVQAGKTLTIPGRNTPDRTVAGSTHRVKSGENLTVIARRYGLTLGQLLRANPELDAERALWAGATVRIPGRNVAARLPNAANGDAPAPRPGNRTPGATVRTASIRVTPVSPDTPSARGWLWPVPGYRAITSDFGPRVLGGEREMHYGVDILAPQGTLVLAARSGRVIESRADFERGWGWTVVLEHQGGWITRYAHLSSTIARTGERVAAGQPVGRVGNTGRSTGTHLHFGTYLRWDPRDPLALYGE, encoded by the coding sequence GTGAACTTCGTTCTCATCCGGCGCTCCTCCAGGCGTGGGGCGGCTTCCAACCCCCACGTCCGGCGAGGTCTCGCCACCCTGACCCTGGTGCTGGCGGGTCTGGCAAGTGCGCAGGTGACCTACCGGGTGCGGCCCGGCGACAACCTGACGGTGATCGCGCGCCGGGCTGGGGTCAGCGTGGCCGCGCTGAAGGCCGCCAATCCCAGCCTGAAGAACGCGAACAACGTGCAGGCGGGCAAGACGTTGACTATCCCGGGCCGCAACACCCCTGACCGCACCGTGGCCGGAAGCACGCACCGGGTCAAGAGCGGCGAGAACCTGACCGTCATCGCCCGCCGGTACGGCCTGACGCTCGGGCAACTGCTGCGGGCCAACCCGGAGTTGGACGCCGAGCGGGCGCTGTGGGCCGGGGCGACGGTTCGCATCCCCGGGCGGAACGTGGCGGCCCGACTGCCGAACGCCGCCAATGGGGATGCCCCGGCCCCCCGCCCCGGCAACCGCACCCCCGGCGCCACGGTGCGCACGGCGTCCATCCGCGTGACTCCGGTGTCTCCGGACACGCCCTCCGCGCGGGGCTGGCTGTGGCCGGTGCCCGGGTACAGGGCGATCACGAGCGACTTCGGGCCGCGCGTGCTCGGCGGCGAGCGCGAGATGCACTACGGGGTGGACATCCTCGCGCCGCAGGGCACCCTCGTCCTCGCGGCGCGCTCTGGCCGGGTGATCGAGTCGCGCGCCGACTTCGAGCGCGGCTGGGGGTGGACGGTCGTGCTGGAGCACCAAGGCGGCTGGATCACCCGCTACGCGCACCTGAGCTCCACCATCGCCCGCACCGGGGAGCGGGTCGCCGCCGGGCAGCCCGTCGGGCGCGTGGGCAACACCGGGCGCTCCACCGGCACCCACCTCCACTTCGGCACCTACCTGCGCTGGGACCCCAGGGACCCCCTCGCCCTCTACGGCGAGTGA